One window from the genome of Candidatus Methylomirabilota bacterium encodes:
- a CDS encoding Lrp/AsnC ligand binding domain-containing protein — MKAYVLIETAAGKTKNVKKTLTKVKGTKATVVAMDAVTGPYDFIAVVDGASLDAIGNLVTESIGTVDGVTRTTTCVAVAIG; from the coding sequence ATGAAGGCCTACGTGCTGATCGAGACTGCCGCCGGCAAGACCAAGAACGTGAAGAAGACGCTGACCAAGGTGAAGGGGACCAAGGCCACGGTGGTCGCGATGGACGCGGTCACCGGTCCCTACGACTTCATTGCCGTCGTGGACGGCGCGTCCCTCGACGCCATCGGCAACCTGGTGACCGAGTCGATCGGCACCGTCGACGGCGTGACCCGCACCACGACGTGCGTGGCGGTGGCCATCGGCTGA
- a CDS encoding creatininase family protein, with translation MHRLEEMSTPTLDALDRHRTLVLLPVSPLEEHGPHLPVGVDAFAARHFAEALAERVTAGRPGWAAVLAPTLHLGSFTFDTVGTIRIRQRVVRDAVVDYGASLARAGFRWIVVANGHGGPGHLVALEEASAIVSRRHRVTMASVSGYLAWQFLRGRYVPAIEEALGRELSAEERAAFADDAHGGLWETSLMLWLRPDLVASHYRDLPAARYSLPRRLLPNYPLRNGGQGYVGHPALANPAFARATSAVLLAEGLGLVNGLLDGTVKPHERRSPFWTLPFLRTNFWPVVGAAVAAGVFAAWWGTRRPEKGDA, from the coding sequence GTGCACCGGCTGGAAGAGATGTCCACGCCCACCCTCGACGCGCTGGATCGCCACCGCACCCTCGTCCTGCTCCCCGTGAGCCCGCTGGAAGAGCACGGGCCGCATCTGCCAGTGGGTGTGGACGCCTTCGCAGCGCGCCACTTCGCCGAGGCGCTCGCGGAGCGGGTCACCGCCGGCCGGCCCGGCTGGGCGGCGGTGCTGGCGCCCACGCTGCACCTGGGCTCGTTCACGTTCGACACTGTCGGGACCATCCGGATCCGCCAGCGGGTGGTCCGTGACGCGGTGGTGGACTACGGCGCCTCGCTGGCGCGGGCGGGCTTTCGCTGGATCGTGGTCGCCAACGGCCATGGCGGCCCGGGACACCTCGTCGCGCTCGAGGAGGCCTCCGCGATCGTGTCGCGCCGGCATCGCGTGACCATGGCCTCGGTCAGCGGCTATCTCGCGTGGCAGTTCCTGCGCGGGCGCTATGTTCCCGCCATCGAGGAGGCGCTCGGGCGCGAGCTCTCCGCGGAGGAGCGGGCCGCCTTCGCCGACGACGCGCACGGTGGGCTTTGGGAAACCTCCCTCATGCTGTGGCTGCGCCCCGACCTCGTCGCGAGCCACTATCGCGACCTGCCCGCCGCGCGCTACTCGCTGCCGCGACGGCTCTTGCCGAACTATCCCCTCCGCAATGGCGGCCAGGGCTATGTCGGGCATCCCGCGTTGGCCAATCCCGCCTTCGCTCGGGCGACCAGCGCGGTGCTGCTCGCCGAGGGCCTCGGCCTGGTGAACGGGCTGCTCGACGGCACGGTGAAGCCCCACGAGCGCCGCTCGCCCTTCTGGACGCTCCCGTTCCTCCGCACGAACTTCTGGCCCGTCGTGGGCGCGGCGGTCGCGGCGGGTGTGTTCGCCGCGTGGTGGGGAACCCGCCGCCCCGAGAAAGGAGACGCGTGA
- a CDS encoding lysophospholipid acyltransferase family protein, translated as MDIASREETGALYATVRAVGRFWIWFFFKAVDLRHADRVPTAGAVLLCINHPNNLIDSLLVAAALDRKVHFLATAALFRNPLVARFLHACGAIPVYRKQDVSAPGNGVGVVGAERNVDAFTACFRTLAAGGLVGIYPEGTTHAEPRVQRIKTGAARIALEYEARRERGDEPGGPSLALVPVGLTFEARKSFRGRVLVMFGEPMRLAPYIDRYRTDPAQAVEALTTSVQVAMEALVVSVSRLDWAALIRAVDDLYRGELVRELHEERGLALGQIDTIRLSRAIAEAAQHFAEREPDRVEALWQRIQGYRGLLWTYRVRDEAVRARLSRPRLRVRLQRGSWVGLGLPLFLYGVLVNGLPYFIPRMISHRFARKETDYATTRLLASVVAIPLFWGLETWLVWRLMGALWAAAFAISLPLSGLFAYRYLGGVGRLRSQIRLGAMGLVRHQAASRLLDERREIIAELERAKNDYLAATRGSSF; from the coding sequence ATGGACATAGCCTCGCGCGAGGAGACCGGCGCGCTCTACGCAACGGTGCGGGCGGTCGGCCGCTTCTGGATCTGGTTCTTCTTCAAGGCGGTGGATCTGCGCCATGCCGATCGGGTGCCCACGGCGGGGGCCGTGCTGCTCTGTATCAATCACCCGAACAACCTGATCGACTCGCTCCTGGTGGCCGCGGCGCTCGACCGGAAGGTTCACTTTCTCGCCACCGCCGCGCTCTTCCGCAATCCCCTGGTCGCCCGCTTCCTCCACGCGTGCGGCGCGATCCCCGTCTACCGCAAGCAGGACGTGTCCGCGCCGGGTAATGGCGTGGGCGTGGTGGGCGCGGAGCGGAACGTGGACGCCTTCACCGCCTGCTTCCGCACCCTGGCCGCCGGCGGGCTGGTGGGGATCTACCCCGAAGGCACCACCCACGCCGAGCCGCGCGTGCAGCGGATCAAGACGGGCGCGGCGCGCATCGCGCTCGAGTACGAGGCGCGACGGGAGCGGGGCGACGAGCCGGGCGGCCCCTCGCTCGCGCTGGTGCCGGTCGGGCTGACCTTCGAGGCACGCAAGTCGTTCCGCGGCCGGGTGCTCGTGATGTTCGGGGAGCCGATGAGGCTCGCGCCCTACATCGACCGGTACCGCACCGACCCCGCGCAGGCGGTGGAAGCCCTTACGACTTCGGTCCAGGTGGCCATGGAGGCGCTGGTCGTCAGCGTGAGCCGGCTGGACTGGGCGGCGCTGATCCGGGCCGTCGATGACCTCTACCGCGGCGAGCTCGTGCGGGAGTTGCACGAGGAGCGAGGTCTCGCGCTCGGACAGATCGACACCATCCGTCTCTCGCGGGCCATCGCCGAAGCGGCCCAGCACTTCGCCGAGCGCGAGCCCGACCGGGTGGAAGCCCTGTGGCAGCGCATCCAGGGCTATCGCGGGCTGCTGTGGACCTATCGGGTGCGCGACGAGGCGGTGCGGGCGCGGCTGAGCCGGCCCCGCCTGCGCGTTCGTCTCCAGCGAGGCTCGTGGGTCGGGCTCGGGCTGCCCCTGTTCCTCTATGGCGTGCTCGTGAATGGGCTCCCCTACTTCATCCCGCGCATGATCAGCCATCGATTCGCCCGCAAGGAGACGGACTACGCTACCACGCGCCTGCTCGCGAGCGTGGTGGCGATCCCGCTGTTCTGGGGGCTCGAGACCTGGCTCGTGTGGCGGCTGATGGGCGCGCTCTGGGCCGCGGCTTTCGCCATCTCACTGCCGCTCTCGGGACTCTTCGCCTACCGCTACCTCGGCGGCGTGGGCCGGCTGCGCAGCCAGATCCGCCTGGGCGCGATGGGGCTCGTCCGCCATCAAGCCGCTTCGAGGCTGCTCGACGAGCGCCGTGAGATCATCGCCGAGCTCGAGCGCGCCAAGAACGACTACCTCGCCGCGACCAGGGGGAGCAGCTTTTGA
- a CDS encoding DUF488 family protein → MGRRARSRVSTKRIYEPASRADGTRVLVMRLWPRGIRKSAVDLWLRDLGAELRNLRLWHAGRLSWPELRRRYLAGLKQPPASEALAELRSLAKRGPLTLLCSCADPARCHRTVLAGVLKRASSRS, encoded by the coding sequence ATGGGCCGACGCGCGCGCTCCCGGGTCAGCACCAAGCGAATCTACGAGCCGGCCTCCCGCGCGGACGGGACGCGCGTGCTCGTCATGCGGCTCTGGCCGCGCGGGATCCGGAAGTCGGCGGTGGACCTCTGGCTGCGCGACCTGGGGGCCGAGCTGCGCAACCTCCGCCTCTGGCACGCGGGCCGCCTCAGCTGGCCCGAGCTCCGGCGTCGCTACCTGGCCGGCCTCAAGCAGCCTCCGGCCTCCGAGGCCCTCGCCGAGCTCCGATCGCTGGCGAAGCGGGGGCCGCTCACCCTCCTCTGCTCGTGCGCGGATCCCGCGCGCTGCCACCGGACCGTCCTGGCCGGCGTGCTCAAGCGAGCCTCATCCAGATCCTGA
- a CDS encoding YbjQ family protein: protein MSVTAAWVTTAFDFEGYRIVANRGVVRGITVRSRSVIGNLGASLQTLFGGNISLYTELCEHAREEAFELMIQHASRLGANAIIGMRYDANEIATGVTEVLAYGTAVVVEALPR from the coding sequence ATGTCCGTCACCGCCGCCTGGGTCACCACCGCCTTCGACTTCGAGGGCTATCGCATCGTGGCCAATCGCGGGGTGGTGCGCGGGATCACGGTCCGCTCGCGCAGCGTCATCGGCAATCTCGGCGCCTCCCTCCAGACGCTTTTTGGCGGCAACATCTCGCTCTACACCGAGCTCTGCGAGCACGCCCGGGAGGAAGCCTTCGAGCTGATGATTCAGCACGCGAGCCGACTCGGCGCCAACGCCATCATCGGCATGCGCTACGACGCCAACGAGATCGCCACCGGGGTGACCGAGGTACTCGCATATGGCACCGCCGTGGTGGTCGAGGCCCTGCCCCGGTAG
- a CDS encoding RidA family protein, protein MYKILESVNPPGLMKPVGYSHAYEVQGGKTLYIAGQVAVDRQGEVVGKGDLVAQFRQVMENLRTAVGARGGQLTDIVKLTIYVLSTAEYKARGREIGAVYREYFGRHYPAMTFLEVKGLYDEDRGCAIEIEAVAVVG, encoded by the coding sequence ATGTACAAGATCCTCGAATCCGTGAATCCACCCGGTCTCATGAAGCCCGTGGGCTACTCGCACGCCTACGAGGTGCAGGGCGGCAAGACCCTCTACATCGCCGGCCAGGTGGCGGTGGATCGCCAGGGCGAAGTCGTCGGCAAGGGCGATCTCGTGGCCCAGTTCCGCCAGGTGATGGAGAACCTCCGCACTGCGGTCGGCGCGCGCGGGGGCCAGCTCACCGACATCGTCAAGCTGACGATCTACGTATTGTCTACCGCGGAGTACAAGGCGCGCGGCCGTGAGATCGGCGCGGTGTACCGCGAGTACTTCGGACGCCACTACCCCGCCATGACCTTCCTCGAGGTCAAGGGGCTCTACGACGAGGACCGCGGTTGCGCGATCGAGATCGAGGCCGTCGCGGTGGTCGGCTAG
- a CDS encoding acetyl-CoA hydrolase/transferase C-terminal domain-containing protein yields MARRFEKASLADAVGRLRPRMRVLLPAGCGDPRALVAEVLAQADRLAPLTLMGGLRLDDYPMAAAAYAGKVRFATWHHSPRLRDAEARGDVDFVPARYFDTVSLFAEGGRWAPDAVLVHAAPPDRGGWLSLGVSVSYALPAARRAPLVIAQVNPRMPRTLGNAFLHRSQVDCWVEVDEPLLEYPPTPVGPVERAIGAHVASLVPDGATLQVGVGAIPQAVLEALAGKRDLGVHSLLVEPMLALIESGTITNACKPLHRGRMDVGEIMGTARLFAWSAENPAVNMEPSDIVHDPEVVGRLGAFVSVNSALEVDCLGQVNAESVGGRQIAGIGGQFDFVLGAARAVGGRAVIALPSTGRDGQVSRIVPALGTAGRVTSPRYLADYVVTEFGVAALRGQSDAGRRRALLAIAHPAWRERLESATT; encoded by the coding sequence ATGGCCCGGCGCTTCGAGAAGGCCTCGCTCGCGGACGCGGTGGGCCGTCTGCGCCCGCGCATGCGCGTGCTGCTGCCGGCGGGCTGCGGCGATCCTCGCGCCCTCGTCGCCGAGGTGCTGGCCCAGGCCGATCGCCTCGCACCCCTCACGCTCATGGGCGGGCTGCGCCTCGACGACTATCCCATGGCGGCGGCCGCCTACGCGGGCAAGGTGCGCTTCGCCACGTGGCATCACTCGCCGCGGCTGCGCGATGCCGAGGCGCGGGGCGACGTGGATTTCGTGCCCGCGCGCTACTTCGACACCGTCAGCCTCTTCGCGGAGGGCGGACGGTGGGCGCCGGACGCGGTGCTCGTCCACGCCGCGCCGCCCGATCGGGGCGGCTGGCTCTCGCTGGGCGTCTCGGTGAGCTACGCGCTGCCCGCGGCACGGCGCGCGCCGCTCGTGATCGCGCAGGTCAACCCCCGCATGCCCCGGACGCTCGGGAATGCGTTTCTGCACCGCTCGCAGGTGGATTGCTGGGTGGAGGTGGACGAGCCGCTGCTCGAGTATCCGCCCACGCCGGTGGGGCCGGTGGAGCGCGCGATCGGCGCGCACGTCGCGAGCCTCGTGCCCGATGGCGCCACGCTCCAGGTCGGCGTCGGCGCGATCCCGCAGGCCGTCCTCGAGGCGCTGGCGGGCAAGCGCGATCTCGGCGTCCACTCGCTGCTGGTGGAGCCCATGCTGGCCCTGATCGAGTCCGGCACCATCACCAACGCGTGCAAGCCCTTGCATCGGGGGCGCATGGACGTGGGCGAGATCATGGGCACCGCGCGCCTCTTCGCATGGAGCGCGGAGAATCCGGCGGTGAACATGGAGCCCTCCGACATCGTCCACGATCCCGAGGTCGTCGGCCGGCTGGGAGCCTTCGTGTCCGTGAACTCGGCGCTCGAGGTCGACTGCCTCGGTCAGGTCAACGCGGAGAGCGTGGGCGGACGGCAGATCGCGGGGATCGGCGGCCAGTTCGACTTCGTGCTGGGCGCCGCGCGGGCGGTGGGCGGCCGTGCGGTGATCGCGCTGCCGTCCACGGGGCGGGACGGTCAGGTGTCCCGGATCGTCCCGGCCCTGGGCACGGCGGGACGGGTGACGTCGCCGCGCTATCTCGCCGACTACGTGGTCACGGAGTTCGGGGTGGCGGCCTTACGGGGACAGAGCGACGCCGGGCGGCGTCGCGCGCTGCTCGCGATCGCCCACCCGGCGTGGCGGGAGCGGCTGGAGTCGGCTACGACTTGA
- a CDS encoding nucleoside hydrolase, which produces MLIDTDPGIDDALALCLAWGTPGLAVEAVATVAGNVSIDLATANTARLLAAARPPRPPRVARGAASPLRQPLVTAAHVHGDDGLGNVNRLVDAAGRPRYPVPSLDLERIDAADLILETADRFGSALILIALGPLTNLALALRRDAARLRRVGRIVVMGGAVTAPGNVTAAAEFNFYVDPDAAAEVLAAGLPVDLVPLDVTRQVVLGRADLEGALGAPRDGVGRLLLDLAAYGFERWKPGITLHDPLAVAVAEDPSLVGWTPLHVVVETESPLTRGLSLADRRERAYDRAPANCRVALTVDAPRALARVLEGLCRASAS; this is translated from the coding sequence GTGCTCATCGATACCGACCCCGGCATCGACGACGCCTTGGCGCTCTGCCTGGCCTGGGGCACGCCGGGGCTTGCCGTCGAGGCCGTCGCCACCGTCGCCGGCAATGTCTCGATCGACCTGGCCACTGCCAACACCGCGCGGCTCCTCGCGGCGGCCCGCCCTCCGCGGCCGCCGCGCGTGGCGCGCGGGGCGGCCTCGCCCCTCCGGCAGCCTCTCGTCACGGCGGCCCACGTCCACGGCGATGACGGCCTCGGGAACGTGAACCGGCTCGTGGACGCGGCGGGGCGTCCCCGCTACCCCGTGCCGTCTCTGGATCTCGAGCGTATCGACGCCGCCGACCTCATCCTCGAGACCGCCGATCGCTTCGGGAGCGCCCTGATCCTGATCGCGCTGGGACCGCTCACCAACCTCGCCCTGGCCCTCCGCCGCGACGCCGCCCGGCTGCGCCGTGTCGGGCGCATCGTGGTGATGGGCGGGGCGGTCACCGCGCCGGGCAATGTGACGGCGGCGGCCGAATTCAACTTCTACGTGGATCCCGACGCCGCCGCCGAGGTGCTCGCGGCCGGCCTGCCCGTGGACCTGGTGCCCCTCGACGTCACGCGGCAGGTGGTGCTCGGCCGCGCCGATCTCGAGGGCGCGCTGGGCGCGCCGCGCGACGGGGTGGGGCGCCTACTCCTGGACCTGGCCGCCTACGGGTTCGAGCGCTGGAAGCCCGGCATCACGCTGCACGATCCGCTCGCGGTGGCGGTGGCCGAGGATCCCTCGCTGGTGGGCTGGACGCCGTTACACGTGGTGGTCGAGACGGAGTCGCCGCTGACGCGGGGCCTGTCGCTGGCCGATCGGCGCGAGCGGGCCTACGATCGCGCGCCCGCCAACTGCCGCGTCGCGCTCACGGTGGACGCGCCGCGCGCGCTCGCGCGCGTGCTGGAGGGCCTGTGCCGCGCGTCTGCGTCGTAG
- the rbsK gene encoding ribokinase: protein MPRVCVVGSANVDFTVALERLPSPGETVSGGTLLRNLGGKGANQAMTARRLGAQVRLLGAVGDDASGAEIRARLGAEGIDVEGLVAVAGTATGTALICVDAAGRNQIAVAPGANHAATVAALAPHTSSIRWAQVVVCQLELPLPVVAWALGEARAAGAVTILNPAPMRELEPGLLALADYLTPNEGEAARLAGAAVSDLASARAAGERIRDNGAGIVILTLGGQGALVCGAEGAVHFPAFPVTVVDTTAAGDAFNGALAVGLAAGGTLEQALPLANATAALTCMARGAQDALPSRADVERFLAALKR from the coding sequence GTGCCGCGCGTCTGCGTCGTAGGCTCCGCGAACGTCGATTTCACGGTGGCTCTCGAGCGCCTGCCGAGCCCCGGGGAGACGGTGTCGGGCGGCACGCTGCTGAGGAATCTCGGGGGGAAGGGCGCGAACCAGGCGATGACCGCGCGGCGGCTGGGCGCCCAGGTGCGCCTGCTCGGTGCCGTGGGCGATGACGCCTCGGGCGCCGAGATCCGCGCGCGCCTCGGCGCCGAGGGCATCGACGTGGAGGGCCTCGTGGCGGTGGCGGGGACGGCCACCGGCACCGCGCTCATCTGCGTCGACGCGGCGGGCCGGAACCAGATCGCGGTGGCCCCCGGCGCCAATCACGCGGCGACGGTGGCCGCGCTGGCGCCGCATACGAGCTCGATTCGCTGGGCGCAGGTGGTGGTCTGCCAGCTCGAGCTGCCGCTGCCCGTCGTCGCGTGGGCGCTCGGCGAGGCGCGAGCGGCGGGCGCGGTGACGATCCTGAACCCGGCGCCGATGCGCGAGCTGGAGCCGGGACTCCTGGCGCTGGCGGATTATCTCACGCCCAACGAGGGCGAGGCGGCGCGCCTGGCCGGGGCGGCGGTGAGCGATCTCGCCTCCGCGCGGGCCGCCGGCGAGCGCATCCGCGACAACGGAGCCGGCATCGTGATCCTCACGCTGGGTGGCCAGGGCGCGCTCGTCTGCGGCGCCGAGGGCGCGGTGCACTTCCCCGCGTTCCCCGTGACCGTCGTGGACACCACCGCGGCGGGGGACGCGTTCAACGGGGCGCTCGCCGTCGGCCTGGCCGCCGGCGGGACGCTCGAGCAGGCGCTCCCGCTGGCCAATGCCACGGCCGCCCTCACGTGCATGGCCCGCGGCGCCCAGGACGCGCTCCCCAGCCGCGCCGACGTGGAGCGATTCCTCGCCGCCCTCAAGCGTTGA